In Arthrobacter sp. PAMC25284, a single genomic region encodes these proteins:
- a CDS encoding 1-acyl-sn-glycerol-3-phosphate acyltransferase, with the protein MAMFDAIRWTTRGLISSTCRPTVIGLENVPADGAFIVAPNHLSFLDSVIVQALMPRPVAFFAKAEYFTTGGVKGKAMKSFFEAVGSIPVERGEQAASVQALKTLLDLLEAGKGIGIYPEGTRSRDGILYRGRTGVGWLALTTGAPVIPVGLIGTENLQPAGSNAVKPQHFTVKVGEPLYFDKTGPDHSLPARRQVTDRIMDAIAELSGQQRSTSYNQSKSA; encoded by the coding sequence ATGGCAATGTTTGACGCAATCCGCTGGACCACACGCGGCCTGATCTCTTCGACGTGCCGGCCCACCGTCATCGGCCTGGAAAACGTACCGGCCGACGGAGCGTTTATCGTGGCCCCGAACCACCTCTCGTTCCTGGACAGCGTTATTGTCCAGGCCCTGATGCCACGGCCCGTCGCTTTCTTCGCGAAAGCGGAGTATTTCACCACCGGCGGCGTCAAGGGAAAAGCGATGAAATCATTCTTCGAGGCCGTCGGCTCCATCCCGGTAGAGCGCGGCGAACAGGCCGCGAGCGTTCAGGCCTTGAAGACCCTCCTGGACCTCCTGGAAGCCGGCAAAGGCATCGGTATCTATCCTGAGGGCACGCGCTCCCGCGACGGCATCCTGTACCGCGGACGGACCGGAGTCGGCTGGCTTGCCTTGACCACCGGCGCCCCCGTCATCCCCGTCGGCCTGATCGGCACCGAAAACCTGCAGCCCGCGGGCAGCAACGCGGTCAAACCACAGCACTTCACCGTGAAGGTGGGTGAGCCGCTCTACTTCGACAAGACCGGACCGGACCATTCGCTGCCGGCGCGCCGACAGGTGACCGACCGGATCATGGATGCCATCGCAGAACTCAGCGGGCAGCAGCGGTCGACAAGCTACAACCAGAGCAAGAGCGCTTAG
- a CDS encoding trans-aconitate 2-methyltransferase has product MKWDPAKYVQFGDYRVRPFFDLTARIHAEAPRHVVDLGCGPGNLTATLAARWPGAQVVGLDSSPEMLARSRDHAAAAANLSYDLMDIAGWMPSGGTDVVVSNAALQWVPGHRQMLPAWLDALKPGAWFALQVPGNFGAPSHTLMRELAESDAWAGRLAGVLRHADVVGDAEEYLGIMLDAGCDADAWETTYLQLLPGAHPVLEWVRGTGLRPVLAALPGDEAEEFEAEYSALLDTAYPAGAHGTVFPFRRTFAVARRRG; this is encoded by the coding sequence GTGAAATGGGATCCCGCAAAATATGTGCAATTCGGGGACTACCGGGTCAGGCCCTTTTTTGACCTGACGGCACGCATCCATGCCGAAGCGCCACGTCACGTCGTTGACCTGGGTTGCGGCCCGGGCAACCTGACCGCAACCCTCGCCGCACGCTGGCCGGGGGCGCAGGTGGTGGGCCTGGATTCCTCGCCCGAGATGCTGGCCAGATCCCGGGACCACGCCGCCGCCGCGGCCAATCTTTCCTATGACCTGATGGACATCGCCGGCTGGATGCCCTCCGGCGGGACGGACGTGGTGGTCAGCAACGCCGCCCTGCAGTGGGTGCCCGGCCACCGCCAGATGCTGCCGGCGTGGCTTGACGCGCTCAAGCCGGGCGCCTGGTTCGCCCTGCAGGTCCCGGGAAACTTCGGCGCCCCGTCGCACACCCTCATGCGCGAACTGGCCGAGTCCGACGCCTGGGCCGGCAGGCTCGCCGGTGTACTCCGCCATGCAGACGTTGTGGGGGACGCGGAGGAATATCTGGGCATCATGCTCGACGCCGGATGTGACGCCGACGCCTGGGAGACCACGTATCTGCAGCTGCTCCCCGGCGCGCATCCGGTACTTGAGTGGGTCCGCGGCACCGGACTCCGGCCGGTGCTCGCCGCCCTGCCCGGGGACGAGGCGGAGGAGTTCGAAGCCGAGTATTCGGCGCTGCTGGACACGGCGTACCCCGCAGGCGCGCACGGGACCGTCTTCCCGTTCCGGCGGACCTTCGCCGTGGCCCGGAGGCGCGGCTGA
- a CDS encoding GNAT family N-acetyltransferase has protein sequence MSVIRPATANDVPAILQMIHDLAMYEKEPDAVRNTPELLTEVLFGENPRAFATMAENAAGDVQGFALWFLNYSTWEGVHGIYLEDLYVMPEARGEGHGKALLQHLAATAVEQGYARVEWSVLDWNEPSINFYRSLGAGPMDGWSTFRLTGDALASFGSARTALARG, from the coding sequence ATGAGTGTAATCCGACCTGCTACGGCAAACGATGTCCCCGCAATCCTGCAGATGATCCATGATCTGGCGATGTACGAGAAGGAGCCGGATGCGGTCCGGAACACCCCGGAGCTGCTTACCGAAGTGCTCTTCGGCGAGAACCCCCGGGCCTTCGCGACAATGGCGGAAAACGCGGCAGGCGACGTCCAGGGCTTCGCCCTGTGGTTCCTGAACTACTCCACCTGGGAGGGCGTCCACGGTATCTACCTGGAGGACCTGTACGTGATGCCGGAAGCCCGCGGCGAAGGGCACGGCAAGGCGCTCCTGCAGCACCTGGCCGCGACCGCCGTCGAACAGGGCTACGCCCGTGTCGAGTGGAGTGTCCTGGACTGGAACGAGCCTTCCATCAACTTCTACCGGAGCCTCGGTGCGGGACCCATGGACGGCTGGTCAACGTTCCGGCTCACCGGCGACGCGCTGGCGTCGTTCGGCAGCGCCCGCACGGCCCTGGCCCGCGGCTAG
- the uvrC gene encoding excinuclease ABC subunit UvrC: MADPASYRPQTGEIPTNPGVYRFRDPHGRVIYVGKAKNLRSRLNSYFANPAGLLPKTFAMVHAASSVEWTVVGSELESLQLEYTWIKEFTPRFNVMFRDDKSYPYLAVTMAEKYPRVQVLRGERRKGTRYFGPYTAGAIRETLDTLLRVFPVRSCSAGVLKRAEASGRPCLLGYIDKCAAPCVGRISPEDHRALAEDFCTFMGGEARPFVSRLEKDMAAAVAELDYEQAGRIRDDIIALKKVFERNAVVLAEDTDADVFALHEDELEAAVQVFHVRGGRIRGQRGWVVEKVEDTSTPDLVEHLLQQVYGDEAGSPGRLPREILIPAEPSNLAELTQWLGGLRGAKVDIRVPQRGDKAALLSTVRDNAEHALKLHKTRRAGDLTLRSQALQELQEALDLPVALLRIECYDISHVQGTNVVGSMVVVEDGLPKKSDYRKFSVTGDAANDDTAAMHDVLTRRFRNYLQEKEVHAEAARLPGHQAALDAAVFGAAGASADTTTPAPRAKFAYPPNLVVVDGGLPQVNAAARALAGLGIDDVYVVGLAKRLEEVWLPDSEFPVILPRASAGLYLLQRIRDEAHRFAISFHRQKRGKAMTVSALDSVPGLGDSKRKALLARFGSVRSIKAATVEELMEAKGIGPSLATAIARHFSPDGDAGAANVPAINMTTGEILET; this comes from the coding sequence GTGGCAGATCCAGCAAGTTACCGACCCCAGACGGGTGAGATCCCAACCAACCCGGGCGTCTACCGCTTCCGCGACCCGCACGGCCGGGTCATCTACGTTGGCAAGGCAAAGAACCTCCGGTCCCGACTGAACTCCTACTTCGCCAACCCGGCCGGACTGCTGCCTAAGACTTTCGCCATGGTGCACGCCGCCAGCAGCGTTGAATGGACCGTGGTTGGCAGCGAACTCGAATCGCTCCAGCTCGAATACACCTGGATCAAGGAATTCACGCCGCGGTTCAACGTGATGTTTCGGGACGACAAGAGCTATCCCTACCTCGCCGTCACGATGGCCGAAAAATACCCCCGGGTGCAGGTTTTGCGCGGCGAACGCCGGAAGGGCACACGGTACTTCGGCCCGTACACGGCCGGCGCAATCCGCGAAACCCTGGATACACTGCTGCGGGTGTTTCCGGTCCGCAGTTGCAGCGCCGGGGTGCTTAAGCGGGCCGAGGCCAGCGGCCGACCCTGCCTGCTGGGCTACATCGACAAATGTGCGGCCCCGTGCGTGGGACGGATTTCGCCCGAAGACCACCGTGCCCTGGCAGAGGACTTCTGCACTTTTATGGGCGGGGAGGCGCGGCCCTTTGTGTCCCGGCTGGAGAAGGACATGGCCGCCGCGGTCGCGGAGCTGGACTATGAACAGGCCGGCAGGATCCGGGACGACATCATCGCGCTCAAAAAGGTATTTGAACGCAATGCTGTAGTCCTGGCTGAGGACACTGACGCGGACGTCTTTGCACTGCATGAAGATGAACTGGAAGCTGCCGTTCAGGTCTTCCACGTCCGCGGCGGACGGATCCGCGGGCAGCGCGGCTGGGTGGTGGAGAAGGTGGAGGACACCTCCACCCCGGACCTCGTGGAGCATCTGCTCCAGCAGGTCTATGGCGACGAAGCCGGAAGCCCGGGCAGGCTTCCCCGTGAAATCCTCATCCCCGCCGAACCAAGCAACCTGGCCGAACTCACACAATGGCTGGGCGGATTGCGCGGTGCGAAGGTGGATATCCGGGTGCCGCAGCGCGGCGACAAAGCAGCCCTGCTGTCAACTGTCCGGGACAACGCCGAGCACGCCCTCAAACTTCACAAGACCCGTCGGGCCGGCGACTTGACGCTCCGTTCCCAGGCGCTGCAGGAACTTCAGGAAGCGCTCGACCTGCCCGTGGCGCTGCTGCGGATCGAGTGCTATGACATCTCGCACGTGCAGGGCACCAACGTCGTCGGATCGATGGTCGTCGTCGAGGACGGACTGCCGAAGAAATCCGACTACCGTAAGTTCTCCGTGACCGGGGATGCCGCCAATGACGATACCGCTGCAATGCACGACGTCCTGACCCGCCGGTTCCGCAATTACCTGCAGGAGAAGGAGGTCCACGCCGAAGCGGCGAGGCTGCCCGGACATCAGGCGGCCCTGGACGCCGCAGTGTTCGGGGCCGCCGGTGCTTCCGCGGACACGACCACCCCGGCGCCCCGGGCGAAGTTCGCTTACCCGCCCAACCTCGTGGTCGTCGACGGCGGCCTGCCCCAGGTCAACGCAGCCGCACGGGCCCTTGCCGGCCTCGGCATCGACGACGTTTACGTCGTGGGGCTCGCCAAACGGCTGGAGGAGGTCTGGCTGCCGGACTCAGAATTTCCGGTGATCCTGCCGCGGGCGTCGGCCGGTCTCTACCTGCTGCAACGCATCCGGGACGAGGCACACCGCTTCGCCATCTCCTTCCACCGGCAGAAGCGCGGCAAGGCGATGACCGTGTCCGCGCTGGACAGCGTTCCCGGCCTCGGCGACTCGAAACGCAAGGCCCTCCTGGCCCGGTTCGGTTCCGTCAGGAGCATCAAGGCGGCCACTGTCGAGGAACTCATGGAGGCCAAGGGGATCGGTCCGTCCCTGGCCACGGCAATCGCCCGGCATTTCAGCCCGGACGGCGACGCCGGAGCAGCCAACGTTCCCGCCATCAACATGACAACCGGGGAAATACTCGAAACTTAG
- the rapZ gene encoding RNase adapter RapZ produces MADPTTGSGPEPDGMTPVKPEEAELLVVTGMSGAGRSTASDALEDHGWYVVENLPPQMLGTLAELVSHSPRSISKLAVVIDVRSKDLFADIRTALRALAASGVTFRVLFLDASDNVLVRRFEQGRRPHPLQGGGRILEGIAAEREILRELKESADIVLDTTSLNVHGLATAITELFSETGPVALRLNVMSFGFKYGLPVDANFVADARFIPNPHWVPALRPHTGLDEDVSDYVMAAEGVSNFVERYVLALEPVLDGYRRENKHYATIAVGCTGGKHRSVAVAVELSRRLAQYPRVTVTTTHRDLGRE; encoded by the coding sequence ATGGCAGATCCGACTACAGGATCCGGGCCGGAACCGGACGGCATGACGCCAGTCAAGCCCGAGGAGGCCGAACTGCTCGTGGTGACGGGAATGTCCGGTGCGGGCCGGAGTACGGCCTCGGACGCTCTGGAGGACCATGGCTGGTACGTCGTGGAGAACCTTCCGCCGCAAATGCTGGGGACACTGGCCGAACTCGTGTCCCACTCGCCCCGTTCCATCTCCAAGCTCGCGGTCGTGATCGATGTCCGCAGCAAGGACCTCTTCGCCGACATTCGGACCGCACTCAGGGCCCTTGCGGCCAGCGGCGTCACGTTCCGGGTGCTGTTCCTGGACGCGAGCGACAACGTGCTGGTCCGCCGCTTCGAACAGGGCCGGCGGCCGCACCCGTTGCAGGGTGGAGGGAGAATCCTCGAAGGCATTGCCGCGGAACGGGAGATCCTGCGCGAACTCAAGGAATCCGCCGACATCGTGCTGGACACCACGTCCCTGAATGTCCATGGGCTGGCAACGGCCATCACCGAGCTTTTCAGCGAAACCGGGCCGGTGGCGTTGCGTTTGAACGTGATGAGTTTCGGCTTCAAGTACGGGCTCCCCGTGGACGCAAACTTCGTTGCCGACGCGCGCTTTATCCCCAACCCGCACTGGGTGCCGGCGCTTCGTCCGCATACCGGGCTGGATGAAGACGTCAGCGACTACGTGATGGCGGCAGAGGGCGTCAGCAATTTCGTGGAACGTTATGTGCTGGCCCTCGAACCGGTCCTGGATGGGTACCGCCGTGAGAATAAGCACTACGCAACCATCGCCGTTGGCTGTACCGGCGGCAAACACCGTTCGGTTGCGGTGGCCGTGGAGTTATCACGGCGGCTAGCCCAGTACCCGCGGGTCACTGTGACCACCACGCACCGGGATCTGGGCCGGGAATAA
- a CDS encoding GntR family transcriptional regulator has product MSPAGHTTAPFPGGWKPSPSSSVPLFEQLRLYIIERADSGSLAPGTRLPAVRNLAGELGVAPHTVARAYKELEAAGIVATRGRNGTVVCARDEAWSSLSEAAAMFAAAARAQGASFAEAVQLLAAAYDSE; this is encoded by the coding sequence GTGAGTCCCGCTGGGCACACAACCGCGCCGTTCCCGGGCGGCTGGAAGCCCAGTCCGTCCAGCTCTGTTCCGCTCTTTGAACAACTCCGGCTCTACATTATTGAACGTGCCGACAGCGGCAGCCTGGCACCCGGAACCAGGCTGCCCGCGGTCCGGAACCTTGCGGGCGAACTCGGTGTCGCACCGCATACCGTGGCGCGCGCCTACAAGGAACTTGAAGCTGCCGGGATCGTCGCGACCAGGGGCAGGAACGGGACGGTCGTCTGCGCCAGGGACGAAGCCTGGAGCTCGCTGTCCGAGGCTGCCGCGATGTTCGCCGCCGCGGCCAGGGCACAGGGCGCGAGCTTCGCTGAGGCGGTGCAGTTGCTCGCCGCTGCCTACGACAGCGAATAG
- a CDS encoding ABC transporter ATP-binding protein — MFLSIAATCAFVALNVAAPKVLGDATDVIVNGVVQGAFDESRLASLLLAVAWIYVGASLFSWLQGTLTATAVQRVGYGLRAAVEAKLHRLPFSHFEVQRRGEVLSRATHDVDIIAQALNQLLNQLILSVLMLSGALAMMVWLSPVLALIALVSVPVSTAITVLVARKSQAQFAAQGSSTGELHAQLEDFFTGHEVIKAFGRQGEAATEFHARNDELTRAGARAQFLSGAVQPLMVLVSNLNYIAVAVVGALQVTTGTLTIGGVQAFIQFSRLFSQPMGQIGSMLTLVQPCLVSAGRVFDLLDAAEIPAEPAADARSTAAAEAPRDMSPSTPPARPAPARRASARVAFEHVTFSYGQGKPVVQDLSFVVEPGQLVAIVGPTGAGKTTVVNLLMRFYDVGSGRITVDGVDISQVPLDELRGMFGTVLQDAWIFTGTIRENIEYGRPGATDDEIIAAAVPSLVDQFVRSLPAGYGTLLGNDGASLSHGQQQLIGIARAQLAARNILVLDEATSSVDSRTEVQIREAMQRLREGRTSFVIAHRLATVRDADLILVMDHGQIVEHGTHRQLMAGGGFYASLHQAQFAGREQTPGAAEPKQ; from the coding sequence ATGTTCCTCTCCATCGCTGCCACGTGCGCATTCGTCGCCCTGAATGTTGCGGCGCCCAAAGTCCTCGGCGATGCCACCGATGTGATTGTCAACGGCGTGGTGCAGGGCGCCTTCGACGAATCCCGGCTTGCGTCGCTGCTGCTGGCAGTGGCATGGATATATGTGGGAGCCTCGCTCTTCAGCTGGCTCCAGGGCACCCTGACAGCGACGGCAGTCCAGCGCGTCGGCTACGGACTGCGCGCCGCCGTGGAGGCCAAGCTGCACCGCCTTCCCTTCAGCCATTTCGAAGTGCAACGGCGCGGAGAAGTACTCAGCAGGGCCACGCACGACGTCGACATCATCGCGCAGGCGCTCAACCAACTGCTCAACCAGTTGATCCTCTCGGTCCTGATGCTCTCCGGGGCCCTTGCCATGATGGTGTGGCTCTCTCCGGTCCTGGCCTTGATCGCACTCGTGTCCGTGCCGGTGTCCACCGCGATCACCGTGCTGGTGGCCCGCAAGTCACAGGCCCAGTTCGCGGCGCAGGGAAGCAGTACCGGCGAGCTCCACGCCCAACTGGAGGACTTCTTCACCGGGCATGAGGTCATCAAAGCCTTCGGCCGGCAGGGGGAGGCGGCAACGGAATTCCATGCCCGCAACGACGAACTCACCCGCGCCGGCGCGCGGGCCCAGTTCCTGTCCGGGGCCGTGCAGCCGCTGATGGTGCTGGTCTCCAACCTCAACTACATCGCCGTCGCGGTGGTCGGAGCGCTCCAGGTCACGACGGGAACCCTGACGATCGGCGGCGTCCAGGCATTCATCCAGTTCAGCAGGCTGTTCAGCCAACCGATGGGCCAGATCGGCAGCATGCTGACGCTGGTACAGCCCTGCCTGGTGTCCGCCGGACGGGTCTTTGACCTGCTGGACGCAGCCGAGATCCCCGCCGAACCCGCAGCCGATGCCAGGTCAACGGCGGCCGCCGAAGCACCTCGGGACATGTCTCCGTCAACGCCTCCGGCGCGCCCGGCCCCGGCCCGCCGGGCTTCTGCACGGGTGGCCTTCGAGCACGTAACTTTCAGCTATGGCCAGGGCAAGCCTGTGGTGCAGGATCTGTCCTTCGTGGTGGAACCGGGCCAGCTGGTGGCCATCGTCGGTCCGACAGGGGCCGGAAAAACAACCGTGGTGAACCTGCTGATGCGGTTCTACGACGTCGGCTCCGGCCGCATCACCGTCGACGGCGTGGACATTTCGCAGGTGCCGCTGGACGAACTGCGCGGAATGTTCGGTACCGTGCTCCAGGACGCCTGGATCTTCACGGGAACGATCCGGGAGAACATCGAGTACGGCCGGCCGGGGGCCACCGATGACGAGATCATTGCCGCTGCAGTGCCCAGCCTTGTGGACCAGTTCGTCCGGTCGCTGCCGGCCGGGTATGGAACCCTCCTCGGCAATGACGGTGCTTCACTCAGCCACGGACAGCAGCAGCTCATCGGCATCGCCCGGGCGCAACTCGCAGCCCGCAACATCCTCGTGCTGGACGAGGCGACAAGCTCTGTGGACAGCCGAACCGAGGTGCAGATCAGGGAGGCCATGCAGCGGCTGCGCGAAGGACGCACCAGCTTCGTCATCGCCCACCGTTTGGCCACAGTCCGGGACGCTGATCTAATTCTCGTTATGGACCATGGACAGATCGTTGAACACGGAACCCACCGGCAACTGATGGCGGGAGGCGGATTCTACGCCAGCCTGCATCAGGCCCAGTTCGCTGGCCGCGAACAAACCCCCGGCGCTGCGGAGCCGAAACAGTGA
- a CDS encoding ABC transporter ATP-binding protein, which translates to MGRLLSAHKMTVLAIVVLQLVQTTANLLLPTLNAAIIDDGIVAGDTDVITFLGAWMAGIAAVQVVTAIAAGYLGAVVAMEIGRQLRSELFTKVQSMSSQEVGVFGAPSLVTRSTSDVAQIQNLAVLVFTMLIAAPAIFLGGIALAVHQDRALSFVVVAVVPILTIIMALIVRRLIPLYRAGQGLIDRVSRVLREQIIGAHVIRGFARQGHEIRRFDATNKDLTRNNLQSALLVAGMLPAIMLVVNVSSVAVVWLGGHRIEAGQMRVGALTALIAYILQILMAIMMAMYVFSAAPRANACAERIREVLDLEPAITDGVEPGPAVSGPPAARRPAGFGAAGFGAAPSVEAAGRTVPSGSRVEFRDVSFAHPGAEAPVLDGISFTAEPGTTTAIIGATGSGKTTLLNLLPRFLDATAGEIRIGGRTIRSMTLDALRGGIAVVPQRSFLFAGTIAENLRIGSPAATDEELWQVLQTAQAGEFVQALPAGLGSPVSQGGTNLSGGQRQRLCIARALLRAAPVFLFDDSFSALDYQTDARLREALQPLRRSVTVLIVAERVATVMDADLILVLEAGRIVAQGTHDQLLVSSRSYQEIAASQLVLEDRL; encoded by the coding sequence ATGGGGCGGCTCCTGTCCGCTCACAAAATGACCGTGCTGGCCATCGTCGTCCTGCAGCTGGTGCAGACCACGGCGAACCTGTTGCTGCCCACCCTGAACGCTGCCATCATCGACGACGGAATTGTCGCGGGGGACACGGACGTGATCACCTTCCTCGGCGCCTGGATGGCCGGGATCGCGGCGGTGCAGGTCGTGACAGCCATAGCGGCCGGCTACCTCGGCGCCGTCGTCGCCATGGAGATCGGACGGCAGCTCCGGTCCGAGCTGTTCACCAAGGTGCAGTCCATGTCCTCGCAGGAAGTTGGGGTTTTCGGCGCCCCGAGCCTGGTCACGCGGTCCACGTCCGATGTGGCCCAGATCCAGAACCTCGCCGTCCTGGTGTTCACTATGCTGATCGCCGCCCCCGCCATCTTCCTCGGTGGAATCGCCCTCGCCGTCCACCAGGACCGGGCGCTGTCCTTCGTCGTGGTCGCCGTGGTGCCGATACTCACAATCATCATGGCCCTGATCGTGCGCCGCCTCATCCCGCTCTACCGTGCCGGCCAAGGGCTGATCGACCGGGTCAGCCGGGTACTCCGGGAACAAATCATCGGCGCCCACGTCATTCGGGGCTTCGCCCGCCAGGGGCACGAAATCCGCCGGTTCGACGCCACGAACAAGGACCTCACCCGCAACAACCTCCAGTCCGCACTGCTGGTGGCCGGTATGCTTCCGGCGATCATGCTCGTGGTCAACGTGTCGTCCGTCGCCGTGGTCTGGCTGGGCGGGCACCGGATTGAAGCCGGCCAGATGCGGGTGGGCGCCCTCACCGCACTGATTGCCTACATCCTCCAGATCCTCATGGCCATCATGATGGCCATGTATGTCTTCTCGGCCGCCCCGCGCGCGAACGCCTGCGCGGAACGCATCCGCGAGGTACTTGACCTGGAACCGGCAATTACTGACGGGGTGGAGCCCGGCCCGGCTGTGTCGGGACCGCCGGCGGCCCGGAGACCGGCAGGCTTCGGTGCGGCAGGCTTCGGTGCGGCACCTTCCGTTGAGGCAGCGGGCCGGACGGTACCTTCCGGCAGCAGAGTCGAATTCCGTGACGTCTCCTTCGCCCACCCCGGCGCCGAGGCTCCCGTGCTCGACGGCATCAGCTTCACGGCGGAGCCGGGCACCACGACGGCCATCATCGGCGCCACCGGCAGCGGCAAAACGACCCTGCTTAACCTGCTGCCCCGATTCCTGGATGCGACCGCCGGAGAAATCAGGATTGGCGGTCGGACTATCCGCTCGATGACGCTCGACGCCCTGCGCGGAGGCATCGCTGTCGTGCCACAGCGTTCATTCCTGTTCGCCGGAACCATCGCGGAAAACCTGCGCATCGGCTCGCCTGCGGCGACCGATGAGGAACTCTGGCAGGTGCTCCAGACGGCGCAGGCCGGGGAGTTCGTCCAGGCCCTGCCGGCAGGGCTCGGGTCGCCGGTGAGCCAGGGCGGCACAAACCTCTCCGGCGGCCAGCGTCAGCGGCTCTGCATTGCCCGTGCCCTGCTCCGCGCCGCCCCCGTCTTCCTCTTTGACGACAGCTTCTCGGCACTGGACTACCAAACTGATGCCAGACTGCGGGAGGCCCTTCAACCGCTCCGTCGTTCGGTCACCGTCCTGATCGTCGCGGAACGGGTGGCCACGGTCATGGATGCCGATCTCATCCTGGTTCTGGAGGCCGGCCGGATTGTCGCCCAGGGCACTCACGACCAGCTTCTGGTGTCGTCACGAAGCTACCAGGAGATCGCCGCCTCCCAGCTGGTCCTTGAGGACAGGCTGTGA
- a CDS encoding alpha/beta fold hydrolase, with protein MTGLAAAGRLEAESTVPHTVRARHSYRGMRTAEHYFRIPLDHFGAGAGAGGGRSGGAESITVFAREYVSADHSEEDAAQLPWLLYLQGGPGGRGNRLSSLNGWTKAAAKDFRILMLDQRGTGLSQPVDRNTLPLRGDAAAQAKYLAHFRADSIVADAEAIRKALGSGPWTAYGQSFGGFCALSYLSFAPEGLREVLVTGGLAPLGGPADRVYQATFKRVAARNAEYFGWYPGDRAVVSRIAGHLRSTAEILPDGARLTVERFQMVGSFLGGNTRVDALHHLLEDAFVRTPDGDRLSDAFLEQVHALVSRSANPLYALMHESIYGQGTATDWAAWRVLEDFPEFRPDAPEPLLTGEMVYPWYFEQDAALRPLGDVAQLLAAKADWPRLYDSGRLANNAVPVAAAVYSDDIYVDRELSLETASAVRGLQVWETADFHHDGIADDGEAIFSRLLGMVRAAG; from the coding sequence ATGACGGGTCTTGCCGCGGCCGGCCGGCTGGAGGCCGAAAGCACGGTCCCGCATACCGTCCGGGCCCGTCACAGCTACCGCGGCATGCGGACCGCTGAACATTACTTCCGGATCCCGTTGGATCATTTTGGTGCAGGTGCCGGGGCGGGCGGTGGCCGCTCCGGCGGCGCGGAATCGATCACCGTTTTCGCCCGTGAATATGTGTCCGCAGACCACAGTGAGGAGGACGCCGCGCAGCTGCCATGGCTGCTGTACCTGCAAGGCGGACCGGGCGGACGCGGTAACCGGCTGTCGTCACTGAACGGATGGACCAAGGCCGCCGCGAAGGACTTCCGGATCCTCATGCTGGATCAACGGGGCACTGGCCTGTCCCAGCCCGTCGACCGGAACACCCTGCCGCTGCGCGGCGACGCCGCAGCCCAGGCCAAGTATTTGGCGCACTTCCGGGCTGACTCGATCGTCGCCGACGCCGAGGCCATCCGGAAGGCCCTGGGATCCGGCCCGTGGACAGCCTACGGCCAGAGCTTCGGGGGCTTCTGTGCCCTGAGCTATCTTTCCTTCGCCCCGGAGGGGTTGCGGGAAGTACTGGTCACCGGAGGCCTCGCCCCGCTGGGCGGACCGGCAGACCGGGTGTACCAGGCAACCTTTAAGCGGGTCGCGGCCCGGAACGCCGAGTACTTCGGCTGGTATCCCGGGGACCGTGCGGTTGTCAGCCGGATCGCGGGGCACCTGCGCAGCACGGCGGAGATTTTGCCCGACGGCGCCCGGCTCACGGTCGAGCGCTTCCAGATGGTCGGCTCGTTTCTTGGCGGCAACACGAGGGTCGACGCGCTGCACCACCTGCTGGAGGATGCTTTCGTCCGGACGCCCGACGGCGACCGGCTCTCCGACGCATTCCTGGAGCAGGTCCACGCGCTTGTGTCCCGCTCTGCGAATCCGCTTTACGCGCTGATGCACGAGTCGATCTACGGCCAGGGCACGGCGACGGACTGGGCTGCGTGGCGGGTGCTGGAGGATTTCCCGGAATTCCGCCCGGATGCCCCGGAGCCGCTGCTGACCGGCGAGATGGTCTACCCCTGGTACTTCGAGCAGGACGCCGCTCTCCGCCCGCTGGGCGACGTCGCACAGCTGCTGGCTGCGAAGGCCGACTGGCCGCGGCTCTACGATTCCGGTCGTCTGGCGAACAACGCGGTGCCGGTAGCAGCGGCGGTCTATAGCGACGACATTTATGTCGACCGGGAGCTTTCGCTTGAAACGGCATCTGCTGTCCGCGGACTGCAGGTCTGGGAGACGGCGGACTTCCACCACGACGGCATCGCCGATGACGGAGAAGCGATCTTCAGCCGGCTCCTTGGCATGGTCCGCGCCGCGGGATAG